One Vicinamibacterales bacterium genomic region harbors:
- a CDS encoding ABC transporter ATP-binding protein — protein sequence MDAVVQLDDVTVIYGKNQALKSVSAKFARGAVGLLGPNGAGKSTMLKALLGFVKPDRGHMTVLGLDVAQAPLAIRARIGYMPENDAHIPGMNAVSFVAYCGQLAGLPAVDAMQRAHEVLYYVGLGEARYRNVDTYSTGMKQRIKLAQALVHDPDLLFLDEPTNGMDPKGRDEMLELVRDLGHNKGVSLILSSHLLPDVEYTCDHVVVMDKGQVATYGPIDELKGPAGRVYELRIKGDLPGFIDRLGALGMDTHATDEDVMRVFVPAAVGDHRAIFRAAAEFGAQVRHLRPSVPTLEDVFAKAIGEE from the coding sequence ATGGACGCAGTCGTACAGCTCGATGACGTCACCGTCATCTACGGGAAGAACCAGGCCCTGAAGAGCGTCTCCGCGAAGTTCGCCAGGGGGGCGGTCGGTCTGCTGGGTCCCAACGGCGCGGGCAAGAGCACGATGCTCAAGGCGCTGCTCGGCTTCGTCAAGCCGGACCGGGGGCACATGACGGTGCTCGGCCTCGACGTCGCGCAGGCGCCGCTCGCGATCCGCGCCCGCATCGGCTACATGCCGGAAAACGACGCGCACATTCCCGGCATGAACGCGGTCTCGTTCGTCGCCTACTGCGGCCAGCTCGCCGGGCTGCCCGCGGTCGACGCGATGCAGCGCGCCCACGAAGTGCTCTACTACGTCGGGCTCGGCGAGGCGCGCTACCGCAACGTCGACACCTATTCGACCGGCATGAAGCAGCGCATCAAGCTCGCGCAGGCGCTGGTGCACGATCCCGACCTGCTGTTCCTCGACGAGCCGACCAACGGCATGGACCCCAAGGGCCGCGACGAGATGCTCGAGCTCGTCCGCGATCTCGGGCACAACAAAGGCGTCAGCCTGATCCTCTCGTCGCACCTGCTGCCCGACGTCGAATACACCTGCGACCACGTCGTCGTCATGGACAAGGGGCAGGTGGCCACCTACGGGCCCATCGACGAACTCAAGGGCCCCGCGGGCCGCGTCTACGAGCTCCGCATCAAGGGGGATCTCCCCGGCTTCATCGATCGGCTCGGCGCGCTCGGGATGGATACGCACGCCACCGATGAAGACGTGATGCGGGTGTTCGTACCCGCGGCCGTCGGCGATCACCGGGCCATCTTCAGGGCGGCGGCGGAATTCGGCGCGCAGGTGCGCCATCTCAGACCCAGCGTGCCGACGCTCGAGGACGTCTTCGCGAAAGCGATTGGAGAAGAGTAG